From the Amycolatopsis thermoflava N1165 genome, one window contains:
- the ectB gene encoding diaminobutyrate--2-oxoglutarate transaminase → MSIFEKLESEVRSYSRGWPVVFDRAQGSRLYAEDGRPYLDYFAGAGALNYGHNNPVLKKALIDYIERDGVTHALDMFTVAKRDLLETLDEKILKPRDLDYKVIFPGPGGANAVEAALKLARKVTGRESVINFTNAFHGMTIGALSVTGNSMKRHGAGIPLVHATPMPYDQYFDGVYPDFLYFERLLDDSGSGLNEPAAVIVETVQGEGGINAAGIEWLRGLADLCKRHDILLIVDDVQMGCGRTGPFFSFEEAGIKPDMVCLSKSLSGYGIPMALTLIRPDLDVWEPGEHNGTFRGISPAFVTAAEAMRTYWSDDELEKSVRAKGERIGAALQGLVDAYPEAQLTAKGRGLARGLEFQNGELAGRVCAAAFERGLLMETSGPDSEVVKLLPPLTLTDAEVGEGLEIIDASVKAVLGK, encoded by the coding sequence GTGAGCATCTTCGAAAAGCTCGAATCCGAAGTGCGCAGCTACAGCCGGGGATGGCCGGTCGTGTTCGACCGTGCGCAGGGCAGCCGCCTTTACGCCGAGGACGGCCGCCCGTACCTCGACTACTTCGCCGGCGCCGGCGCGCTGAACTACGGGCACAACAACCCCGTGCTCAAGAAGGCCCTGATCGACTACATCGAGCGCGACGGCGTCACGCACGCGCTCGACATGTTCACCGTCGCCAAGCGCGACCTGCTCGAGACGCTCGACGAGAAGATCCTCAAGCCGCGCGACCTGGACTACAAGGTCATCTTCCCCGGCCCCGGTGGCGCCAACGCCGTCGAAGCCGCGCTGAAGCTGGCCCGCAAGGTCACCGGCCGCGAGTCGGTCATCAACTTCACCAACGCCTTCCACGGCATGACCATCGGCGCGCTGTCGGTCACCGGCAACTCGATGAAGCGGCACGGCGCCGGCATCCCGCTGGTGCACGCCACGCCGATGCCCTACGACCAGTACTTCGACGGCGTCTACCCGGACTTCCTGTACTTCGAGCGGCTGCTCGACGACTCCGGCAGCGGGCTCAACGAGCCCGCCGCGGTGATCGTCGAGACCGTGCAGGGCGAGGGCGGCATCAACGCGGCAGGCATCGAGTGGCTGCGCGGCCTGGCCGACCTGTGCAAGCGGCACGACATCCTGCTGATCGTCGACGACGTGCAGATGGGTTGCGGCCGCACCGGCCCGTTCTTCAGCTTCGAGGAAGCCGGCATCAAGCCGGACATGGTGTGCCTGTCCAAGTCGCTGTCCGGCTACGGCATCCCGATGGCGCTGACCCTGATCCGCCCCGACCTCGACGTCTGGGAGCCGGGCGAGCACAACGGCACCTTCCGCGGCATCAGCCCGGCGTTCGTCACCGCCGCCGAGGCTATGCGCACCTACTGGAGCGACGACGAGCTGGAGAAGTCGGTCCGCGCCAAGGGCGAGCGCATCGGCGCCGCGCTGCAGGGTCTCGTCGACGCCTACCCCGAAGCGCAGCTGACCGCGAAGGGCCGCGGCCTCGCCCGCGGTTTGGAGTTCCAGAACGGGGAACTCGCCGGTCGGGTCTGCGCTGCCGCGTTCGAACGCGGCCTGCTCATGGAGACCTCCGGGCCGGACAGCGAGGTGGTGAAGCTGCTGCCGCCGCTGACCCTCACGGACGCCGAGGTCGGCGAGGGGCTGGAGATCATCGACGCCTCTGTCAAGGCCG